Below is a window of Phycisphaerae bacterium DNA.
ATCAGCAATTTCGCTGAGGCCCAGGCCCGGGCGGTCGCCGCCGGCGGCGTGCCGGGATTCGGCAAGGACTCCATTTTCGCCGAATCGACGTGCGAGCTGTTGAGCCGGTACCTGAATCCTCGAAAAAGCGGTGCCGCAGTCTGAGGGAGTCGCAAAAACTGATTGTCAGGGTCTCGGGCAGACTGGGTAATCCGGGGAATAGAGCGCAACATCCGAAAAATGGTGTGATATGGCACAGATACGGCCAAATCCACTATCGGGCGTTTTTGTCGCTGAAGAAATTCTACACGAAACGCTTGACCCCTAACCTGTTTCCATTAATGCGTTTACGGGATGATCATCCCCAAAAACCCTTCTTCATCGATTGTTTTTTTCATCTAGGATTTGCCTGCCCCAATTTCTGGGGTATGTTTAGCGTGGTAGTAGTGAAAAAGACCCACTCCCCCCCGCACTCGGCTCCCGGAAGGGAGTCCAGCCGGTCGGCAAAGGGCAACAGAGCGGCTGCCCCCTCGTCGGCCAAGTAGAAAACTCGACTTCATCGTCCATCGGCAACAGGACGGACGCGGTTGATCGCGTGTTCGGTGCTTCGTGCGCCGCGCGGTCTGCTCTCCCAGCCCTGATAAGTTGTTGCCAAGCCATGCGGCCCCTGGAGGCTGCAAGGAGTTAGCGACATGATGAACGAAGGTGGCGCGACCCGTGTTGAGGGTAGTGTTGACCCGAGGATTCCGACGGCCCTTGCGCCGGTGGAATCGGTGCAGAAGACGCTCGACGCGACTGCTCGAGCGCGACTTCACCGGCTGCTCACGCGGCCGTTCGAGTACATCCATCACCCGAGCTTTGAGAAGGCCGGCGCCGGCAAGGAGCTCTTTAGTGACGAGTTTGCCGGCGAAGTTTCGGCCCGACCGTGGTGCAACGCGGTCGATCCGACCGCCCCGTCGTTTGACACGTCGCTGGCCGCCCCGATTACGCTGACTGCCAAAGAAGAGAAGAAGCTGTTTCTTCAGTTGAACTATGCCCGATTTCGGATGGGCAAGATTCTCAGCCGGTTTGCCGGCAAGCGATTGAGCGAACAGGCCGCGCAGGAACTCATCTGGTGGCAGACGAAGGTCGAGGCCATCCGCGGCGAGATCGTCAAGGCCAACATGCCGCTGGTGCTGGCGATGGCCAAGCGAACGCGCCTAGGCAATCTCGATTACGCAGAGTTGGTGAGCGAAGGGAACATGGCACTGCTGCGGAGCGTGGACAAATTCGACTGCGGGCGGGGCTTCAAGTTCAGTACCTATGGTTGCCGGGCGATTCTGAAGAGCTTCAGCCGAGTGGCGATGAAGATCGGTCGATATCGCGGGCGATTTCCAGTTGAATTCGATCCTACGCTGGAGCGCAGCGACTTCGCGGAGCAGCAGCACGATAACGTCGAATCGGGATGCCTGGATGAACTGCGCGGGATTCTCGCGGACAACTCGGCCTCGCTGAACGAGGTCGAGGTAAAGGTTCTTCAAGCCCGGTTCGCACTGGCCCGCGTGGAAGGCGCGCCCGGGGACGGGCCGCAAACGCTGGAGGAAGTCGGCATGCTGATCGGCGTGACAAAAGAGCGCGTCAGGCAGATTCAGAATCGCGCCTTGTCGAAACTTCGGGAACGACTGCAGAAGGATTTTCTGGCGGCGTGATCCCTGTGGCGAGCGGGGATGCGCTGAGGAAGGAAAAAGAAAAAGCCCGTCGAGCGCTAGCGCGCACGACGGGCTTTCCTATATCAAGAAACAGAGATCGCCAGGAGGACCGTTTCCGGCACCTCCAACTGCCGGCCGAAGCCGACGATTCGAGATTGTGCTGACCATAATCGAGCCGGGGCCGTCACTCCGAAGAGTGTCGGCGGAAGCTCGTCTAGGTATCCCCTAGAAAGGAGGTGATCCAGCCGCAGGTTCCCCTACGGCTACCTTGTTACGACTTAGTCCCAGTCACCGGTCTTACCGTCGGCCGCCGCCTCCTTGCGGTTAGCTAAGCGGACTTCGGGTACTACCAGCTTCCATGACTTGACGGGCGGTGTGTACAAGGCTCAGGAACATATTCACCGCGCCATTGCTGATGCGCGATTACTAGCGATTCCAGCTTCATGCAGGCGAGTTGCAGCCTGCAATCCGAACTGAGGGATGTTTTGTGCGATTTGCTCCACCTCGCGGTCTTGCATCGCTCTGTACCATCCCATTGTAGGACGTGTGCAACCCCGGACATAAAGGCCATGATGACTTGACGTCGTCCCCACCTTCCTCCGGTTTAACACCGGCAGTCTCGCTAAAGTGCCCGGCATGACCCGCTGGCAACTAACGATAAGGGTTTCGCTCGTTCAAGGACTTAACCTAACATCTCACGACACGAGCTGACGACAGCCATGCAGCACCTGTGCTAGTTCCACGGCAAGCCGCGTTACTCTACTTTCATAGAGCTAATCCTAGCATGTCAAACCCGGGTAAGGTTCTTCGCGTTGCTTCGAATTAAGCCACATCCTCCACCGCTTGTGTGAGCCCCCGTCAATTCCTTTGAGTTTTAGCCTTGCGGCCGTACTCCCCAGGCGGCGCACTTATCGGTTTTCTTTCGACTCCCAGACCGTCAGAGGTATAGAAGTCTAGTGCGCATCGTTTACGGCGTAGACTACCGGGGTATCTAATCCCGTTTGCTCCCTACGCTTTCGCGTCTCAGCGTCAGGCCGGACCCAGTGCTCCGCTTTCGCCTCTGGCGTTCCCCTAGATATCTACACATTTCACCGCTCCACCTAGAGTTCCAAGCACCCCTATCCGCCTCAAGTCCGACAGTATACCAAGCATTTCCCAGGTTAAGCCCAGGCATTTCACAAAGTACTTGCCAGACCGCCTACACGCGCTTTAAGCCCAGTGATTCCGAACAACGCTTGCCTCCTCTGTATTACCGCGGCTGCTGGCACAGAGTTAGCCGAGGCTTTTTCTGGTCTGGATCAACGCAGATGGGTATTAGCCACCCTTGCTTTCCTAAACCTAAAAGGAGTTTACATCCCGAGGGAATTCATCCTCCACGAGGCGTCGCTCCGTCAGGCTTGCGCCCATTGCGGAATATTCGTTACTGCAGCCATCCGTAGATGTCCGGGCAGTGTCTCAGTCCCGATGTGGCCGTACAACCTCTCAGTCCGGCTACCCGTCAAAGCCTTGGTGAGCCATTACCTCACCAACTAGCTGATAGGAAATAGCCCGCTCTCAGTCCGGTAGGCCCGAAGGTCCCCACCTTTGATTCCCAGGAGATGCCTCCCGAGGACGTCATTGGGTATTAACACCACTTTCGCAAAGGGATTGCTCCCGGCGGTATCCCCAAGACCGAGGTACGTTAGCTATTTATTACTCACCCGTCCGCCACTATACGCCATATTGCTACAACGTACCGTGCGACTTGCATGTCTTAACCACGCCTCCAGCGTTCGTTCTGAGCCAGGATCAAACTCTTTAATTATTATTCGTTGAACCCGCCTCGCCGAAGCGAGACAGATGTCCTGCGAATTGACAGCGTGACCCGGCCGAAGCCGAGCACGCCTATTGGCTCAAACGCTCGTCTGCTACGAGAATGTTTGAGCGTCGGCCGCCTATAACGACTGCCGACTCACCCATTTGCGACCGAATGAATCGGTCGACTTCTGGATCGACAACCGGTCGAATAGCAGACTCGACCGGTGCCTCACATTCCCGTGGCGATCTCTGTTCACTTGTCAAAGAACACTCTTCAAGCGGCCGTCAGGCCACCCGAAGCCGCCCGCAACGATGTTTCCATCCCTCACAGGCGAGCAGCGTAATGTACCGTCAGGATTGTAGGTGTCAAGCGGCCTTGGCCGATTTTTTTAAACTAATTAGTGAGGCACGAGAAGAGGTTCAACGCCGAAGCCGGCAAAATACGCAACCGTTTATGCCGCCGAACGTTAAAATCCACACCAACAAACGGGAATCCCGCCGCCCGACGCTATAATCGGCGGACTTGATCCACGCCGCCAAGCGATTCCCGAGCGGAGGCATCGAATCAACGCAAGAAAACACGAAGTCGGCGAATCGGGGGTGAAGCGGCGGCGCAGAGCCCGCCCCGTCGCGACGAGGGTTATTGTGCCACGCGAATGACACACCCTCAATGAACGACACCAGTGCGATGCAGCCGGCCGAGTTGAATTCCAATTCGGCGGCGGTGTCCGAAAGGCGCGAGGAGAATCGAGCTTGAAACGCGAGGCGGCATGGGAACTAGTCTGCGAGTATGTCGGATCCGTTGCGCTTCGGCAGCACATGCTTTCGGTTGAGGCCGCCATGCGGCACTACGCGCGCCGGCTCGGCGGCGATGTCGAGCAATGGGGTGTGACCGGACTGCTGCACGACTTCGATTATGAGCGATGGCCCGATCCACCGTCTCACACGCGAGAGGGCGCGCGGATTCTCCGCGAGATGAACGTGGACGATGAGATTGTCGGGGCGATCCTATCGCATGCGGAGTGGAATCATGATTCGTATCCGCTCGATCGGCCGATTCGGAAGGCGCTGAGCGCAGTGGATGAGCTATGCGGCTTCATTTATGCGGTCGCACTGGTTCGGCCGACGAGGCTTGATGGGATGGAGCCGTCGTCGGTGAAAAAGAAGCTGAAGACGCCGCAATTCGCGGCGGCGGTGAATCGTGAAGACATCCGAAACGGCGCGGCGCTACTGGAGCTGCCGCTTGAGGAGCACATTTCGAACTGCATCACGGCGATGCGATGCGTCGAGTTGGAAATCGGGCTTGCAGCGCGAACCGGATAAACGGTTACGACCCCGGTGTCGAGACTGCGGCCTCATTCCCGGAGTGAAACTGGAGAAGGGTATGCGAACTGAACCTGATATCCGCCTGGATGCGGATCATCTGCGCGTCGTGGCTTGCGGCGCTTCCGTGAATCGAGGCGAAGCGAACCGCGCCGGCCGGCCAAGGGGCGCTGCGTCTCGTGGTCTTCGCGGGCGATCGACCGTTTTCATTCTCACAACGGCTCTCTCTCTCTTGATCGGCGCGCGGCCGGGATTTGCCGATACGAGCGACGAACAACTGAAATTCGCAAAGGAACGTCCGTTCGACATCGAGCACATCAAGCTGGATCTCTACTTGGAACTTCCGCAAAAGTTTGTTCGGTCACGTGCGACCATCAAGGGACATGCGTTGCGGCCGCTGGAGCGAATCACGCTGGACGCCGTCGGCTTCAATGATGTCTCGGTGGCAGCACGTTTCAGCGGGGAATCGTCCGCGCCGGCCGTATTTGAAAACGACGGCGAGCGGATCACCGTTGAACTCAAGAGATCGCTGGAGGCCGGCGAGTCACTCGACCTGTTCATTGACTATACACTGGATGATCCGAAGTCGGGTCTGCACTTTTTTGCGCCGTCGGAGGAAGAGCCGGAGACGCCTTACCTGGTCTGGTCGCAAGGACAGTCGATCGATAATCGGCACTGGATTCCGTGCTTTGACCATCCGAACGAGATGCAGACCTCGGAAGTTGTTTGCACAGTCGCAGAGCCTTACCAGGTTATCAGCAACGGAAAACTGGAGCGCGTCACGGAGAACAGCGACGGCACGCGCACCTTTCACTGGTCGCAGACGAAGCCGCATGTCTCGTACCTGATTACGCTGGTTGCGGGCGAGTTCGCGACGCGGACGGACACGTGGCGCGATATCCCGGTCGCGTATCATGCGAACCCGAAGCACGAGGAGAAGCTCGAACGATCGTTCCGTAACACGCCGGCGATGCTGGAGTTTTTCAGCAACCAGATCGGCGTGAAATTCCCCTGGGCGAAATACGATCAGGTTTGCTGTCATGGATTCGGCGGCGGCATGGAGAACACCAGCGCTACGACGCTTGGCGAACGGGCCCTTTATGACGACCGGCGAATATTGGACGACGATCCGGACGGTCTGATCTCCCACGAACTCGCGCACCAGTGGTTCGGCGATTTGCTGACCTGTCGAGACTGGGCGCACATCTGGCTGAACGAAGGGTTCGCATCCTATTTCGAGGCGTTGTGGGATGAGCATCACAGCGGGCCAGAGGAATTCTCCTACAACATGCGGAACAAGGCGCGCGGCGCGATCAACGGAGGCCGCGAGCATCCGGTGGTCTGGCGAGGTTACACCAGTCCGGATGAACAGTTTGATTCACGGGCCTATCCGAAAGGCGCGTGGGTCGTCCACATGATCCGACGACGCCTTGGAGACGGGCTGTTCTGGCAGGTGATCAAGACATACGTCGAGCGTTTCTCGCACCGCTCCGTCGACACCGAGGACCTGCGGAAGACAATTGAAGAGGTCACCGGGCGCAGTTTCGAGCGATTCTTCCTTGACTGGACGGGGCGAGCCGGCAGCCCGGAGGTGAAGGTCGCGTATCGGTGGCTGGAACAGGACCGGATGGCCAAACTGACGGTGGAGCAGACGCAGAAGGAGGATCCATTTCATTTTCCGCTGGTGTTTGAGTTCGGTTTCGGTGGGGATGAGACGCCCTACCGCATGACGCACGAGGTGACCGAGCGGCAATCCACGTTTTATGTTCCGCTGAAGCGGCAACCGAAGCAGGTTCGCATCGACCCGGAGCAGGCCGTGTTGATGACGCTGGCGCGCGAGCAGCCTCGGAACATCTGGATTTCGCAACTGGAGGATGCCAATCCATCGGCGCGACTGGACGCAGTGGAGCATTTCGCGGACGCCGGAGGGCGTGCGAACATGAAGTTGCTCATTCGGCGGCTTTCGGTGGATTCATTCTGGGCGGTTCGGGCTGACATCGCGGAGCGACTTGGGAAAGAAGGCAGTGAGTCGTCGCGTGACGCACTTCTTGCGAACATCGGGACGGACCATCCGCGCGTTCGGGCCGCGGTGGTCGAAGCACTGGGGCAATTCGCGGGTGACGAGAAAGTCGCGGCGGCCCTGGCGGCGCTCGTTGAACGCGGCGATCCGAGTTACCGCGTCGAGACGGCTGCCATCCGCGGATATGCGGCGGTACACGACGGAGACTCGGCAGCCATCATTCGTGTGGCGATGGATCGGGACTCGGACCGTGACGTGATCCGCGCGGCAGCGCTGGAGGCGATGGGTTCAAACGGGGGCACGGACGCATTCGGTGCTTTGAAAGCGTGGTCCCTGCCCGAAAAGCCGATGACGTGCCGGGCCGCGGCGATTCGGGCACTGGCCCAACTTGCATCGCGGGATGTGCTGGATGAGCACGCGGTGGATGAGGTCGTGTCCCTTGTCGAGAAAGCGATCAAGTCGACGCCGATGGAATTGCGGCGAGCCGGTTACGCGGCCTGCGGCACGCTGGGTCCGCGCGCGGCGGGACTGGCCGCGACGATCGAAGAGGCGATGAAAGGCGGTCCTCGCCGACTGCGTCGCATGGGCGAAGAGACGCTGAAGCGCATCCGCGGCGAGCAAAAGCCGGATAAGCAATTGGCGGAGTTGCGCGAGAAATTGGAACAACTGACCCAAGAGTACAAACTGATGTCGGCGACGATTTCGAAGCTGAAATCCAGTAAGGGTTCCAGCGAGGCAGAGACCGAACCTCGATCCGGGAAGGAGCAGACATCAGACTCAGCTCCTGCCGCGGAGCCAAGCTCGGGCGTTTTGGCGAACTAATCGCCGCGTCCCAGGTCCGTCGGCGTCGCGTCGATGCGGTTGGGTGGAGGAGGCCTGTGCATGCGGTCTATCTTGCTACTGGTCGCGTCGAATCTGTTCATGACTTTTGCATGGTATGGCCACCTGAAATTCAAGCATGTCGGCCTGATTAAGGTGATTTTGATCAGCTGGGGCATCGCTTTTTTTGAATACTGCCTTCAGGTCCCGGCGAATCGCTGGGGGCACGGCGATGGGCCGGGCCAATTCGACGCCGCGCAACTGAAGACGATTCAGGAGATCATCACCCTGGTCATTTTCTGCGGCTTTTCGGTAATTGTGCTGAAGGAAGAGATGAAGTGGAACTACATCGTGGGTTTCGTACTCATCGCGGCCGCTGGATTCTTTGTATTCAAGAAATGGTGACGGGCTCGCAGCGGCGTCAGCGATTGCCCTCGATGTGTGCCATCAGCTTATAGATCAGCTTGGCCGCGAGAAACTCGGTCTGGGCGGTTCCCGGCAGGGGCAGCACCTCGACAACGTCGCAGGCGACAATTTTTCTGGCCATGGCCGTTGCGCGGAGGAGGTCGCTGACCTGAAACCAGTCGAGTCCTCCGGGTTCGGGTGTTCCGGTTCCGGGGGCGTAGGCGGGATCAAAGCCGTCGATGTCGATGGTGACGTAGACACTTTCGCTGAGCGAATCGACGGCCTGCATGATCCAGTCGGGATTGTTTCGGGTTTCCCGGGCGGAGATGGGCTTGAAGTCGTGGCTTTGCATGAAACGATGTTCTTCGAGGCTGTAGTTGCGGATACCGACGGGAATGACCGGGATTTTCAAATCGAGGACGCGCCGCATGACGGCTGCATGGCTGTAGCGGGTGCCTTCGTATTCATCGCGCAAATCAGCATGGGCGTCGATCTGAAGCACGCTGAGCTTGCGGTGCTTTGATGCCACGGCGCGAACGAGCGCGCTGGTGATGGAGTGTTCGCCGCCGAGGCTGATGAGGGTTTTGCCGTCGCGGACGATTTTCCTGGCGACATCATAGATGTCGGCGTGCATTTGCTCCGGGCCGGCCATGTTCGGGAAGATCGGATCGAGTGTGGCGATTCCGGCATCGAGGAATTCGCGTCCGTACTCTTCGTCGAACAGCTCGACCTGCTGGCTGGAGGTGATGATCGCCCTCGGTCCGTTTCGCGTGCCGACCTGGAAGCTGACCGTACTGTCGTAGGGGATCGGGAGCACGGCGTACTTCGCGCGTTTGTACTCGCTGTACGGCGCGGGGATGGCGAGAAAATTGTCGGGCATCTGTGACATGCGGTCAGTCGCTCCAGCAGGAAAGGTCAGCGGCGCTTCCGCCGCCTGTTCGAGGGGAAATACTATGTCAGCGGAGTGAAAATGGAAAACGAAGGCGCCGTCGGCGTTTGAGCGAGTCGGAATGGCGGCTGGATTCGTCGCAGGGAAAGGTGTCCGGGGCATGTTGACGGAATGTGCGGCATGTGTCATAAAACGCAGACCGCCCCGGGAGATGGGGAGCAAACCGCTCAGTCATTCCATTTCGCGAGGCGGCACAGGAACCTTTTGACGAGGATCAGGCCATGACTCACGTCGTCACCGGACGTTGTGTGAATTGTCGCTATACAGACTGCGCCACCGTTTGCCCGGTGGAGTGCTTCTGGGAGACCGAGAATCCAGCGATGCTGGTAATCGATCCGGATACATGCATCGATTGCGGCTTGTGCGTCCCGGAGTGTCCGATCCACGCGATCTACACCGAGGACGAGGTTCCTGCCCCGTACGCCGAGTGGACGAAGAAGAATGCCGAACTCTTCAAGTCGGGCAAGAACATCACGGAAAAGAAGGATGCTCTGCCCGGCGCCCTCTCACTCGAGGAAATTCAACAAAAAGAGAAGGATCAGGGCTGGGATGTGCCCGAACCTGGCGGTGTTTGACGACTCCGCACGCGACGGGACGTCGTGCGCTGCAATGGCAACCGGACTTCGTGACCGGCGGCTGCCGCGCGCGCTGCCGATCGTCCTGTTGATGGCGTTTTTCGCTTCGTTCGGCTGTACGGCGGAGTCCACGTCGAACAGCATCGTGTATTACTGCGACGGTGCCGGTTGGTACGCGGGAAGCGGAAAGGTTCAATCCGGGCTGAAACAGGCAAAATTTCCGGGCCGGTTTGAGCGGTATGGCTGGAGTACGCTGCTGGGCCCGGGCACGGACCATCTGATTGCGGCGCGGAGCACGGCTGTCGCAATGGGGCTGACGCGAAGAATCGAGAAGCACCTGCGCGAACATCCCGAAGCGGACGTTCATCTCATCGGGCTGTCGGCAGGGACGGCGGTTGTGTTGAATGCGATTGAGCAACTGCCGGCTGATGTCAAAGTATCGAATGTCGTACTCTTGTCATCATCGGCGTCATCGCAGCGCGATCTGACGAAAATCATGCAGCGGGTTTCGGGATGCATTTACAACACGGTGAGCCGGCGTGACTCGATCCTCAGCACGTTGACAGTGAATGCGGACGGCGGCGAAGGGAGGCCTGCCGGTGCGGTGGGATTCCGGCGGCCGCGCGGGACGAAGCGTCCGGGGAGCGATCAGGCGTATCGTCGGGTGGTCAACCTTCCCTGGAAGCCGGCGTATCTGGCGTATGATTGGGACGGCGGCCACACGCGCGTGACGAGTTCGAAATTCATTCGATCGGTGATCGCGCCGCGGCTGAAATCGAAGGATGCTTTCCCATTGGACCGGCCGATGGTCGCTTCGGCGACGAAAGATTGAACATGCCTATCTCCCGCCTCCTGCTCGGCACAGGTCCGACGCGATTACTGCGACGTCGCAGGGCGGCGCTGCGCATCGTCGTTGCGTGCGGCGCCGGCTGGATTCTGCCTCTTTCGTTGAACTGCTCGACCACCGGCAATCGGACGATCCGGGCGGCCAATGCCGCAGAAGACCGCGGCGAGGCACACGTTGCCTATGATGCCTATTGTCAGGCGCTTCGACAGGATCCGGGTGACAGGCGATCGGCATCAGCCATTCAGCGACTTGCCCCGACGGCCGCGACCTACTGGGAGTCGCAAGCACGAATCTCCGAATCGAAAGGCGATCACGCCGAGGCATGGCGGCGCGGAATGAAAGCGCTGGACATTCGGCCGGACCAGCCAGGTCTGGCAGATTTCGTACGGCAATTGGAACAAACCTATCCGAACGACGTGGAGCCGGCGCGACAGGCCTGGATACGGAGCGGACAGGTTCGCGTGGCAGCGGCAACGGCGATTGAGAGTCCGGCGGTTCGCGAGTCGACGCCGCCGGAGGAGCCTGTGCCGGACAGTGATGAGGCTGGGGGTGGAAAATTCGAGCGCAGTCGAAGCGAACCGGAACGTCGAGGAGCCAGGCAAGGAAGACGCGATCAGTCGCATGAGGATCGGCGTACGTCGGCGCGGGATGATCAGCGCGATGCGGCGGAGCGGCCGCGCGGATCGTCGGCGGAGACAGGCGAATTCGTCGCGGTTTACACGCTGAGCCGCCGGCGCGATTCGAATCCGGAACGACAGCGGATTGCGGACGGCATTTTCCTGAGGCTGCGTGATGTGGACGATGATCGATCGGTCGATATCGATCTGGACGACGGCAACGATCGAATTCAGAAAATTCGCGGAATGGGTCAGGGGCAGTCGAAGCTGTTTCGTGGGCGGTCGGGCCGATGGTATCGATTCACCCTGATCGACGTGGACGCTCGCGAGCGGACGATTCGTGTCGGACTCCGACCGGGTTGATGCTCGTGTGAGCAGCCGGTTTGTTCCATTGAGAGAACCGGATCGCCTGGATCGGGGTTAATCCTGCAGTGCCGCGACGATGTTTGTTCTTCCGGCGTAGCGCGCGGGGCCGAGCGCGGCAAAGACGCAAAGCAATGTCGCCAAGGCGGCGCCGGCCGCCACCAACGCCCAGGGCACGGCGAATTCGGGATGAAAACCGGAGAGCATTTCGGTCATCAGATTGCTCGTTCGCCCGAGGATCAGTCCGAGCGAAAGTCCCGCCGCGGAGCCGATGATCGCGAGCACGAGTGACTCCCCCACGACCATGCGAATCAACTGACTTCGCGTGATCCCAATGGCGCGGAGCACGGCGAATTCCCGGGCGCGGCTTGTCACGCTGGCAGCCATGAGATTCGCCAATCCGATCGCGGAGATCAGCAGACCGACGAACGGAACGGCCGACAGGAGCAGTGTCACCCGATCGATGTTGCTGTCGATCTGCTTTTTGAGTTCGCGTGCGGTCACAAAGGCTCGAACCGGATAGTTCATCTTCCTGAGTATCTCGTTGACAAGATCGATTTCAGGCCCAGTTCCGGGCAAAGGCGAATTGCCGGTGAGCGCAAATGTGGGCCGACCATCGGGCGCGCTGTTCGCGCCGGGGATGAATCCGGGAACGGCATCGGGCGAGGTGAGGGGTTCGGCCTTTTCCTCGAAATCGAAATTGATGAGAAGAAGCTTTCCGAATGCGATGCCGAAGAACATTTTGGCGTCCTCCAGCGTTCCGACGATCGCGCCGAC
It encodes the following:
- a CDS encoding HDIG domain-containing protein codes for the protein MLSVEAAMRHYARRLGGDVEQWGVTGLLHDFDYERWPDPPSHTREGARILREMNVDDEIVGAILSHAEWNHDSYPLDRPIRKALSAVDELCGFIYAVALVRPTRLDGMEPSSVKKKLKTPQFAAAVNREDIRNGAALLELPLEEHISNCITAMRCVELEIGLAARTG
- a CDS encoding ferredoxin family protein; its protein translation is MTHVVTGRCVNCRYTDCATVCPVECFWETENPAMLVIDPDTCIDCGLCVPECPIHAIYTEDEVPAPYAEWTKKNAELFKSGKNITEKKDALPGALSLEEIQQKEKDQGWDVPEPGGV
- the speB gene encoding agmatinase, translated to MSQMPDNFLAIPAPYSEYKRAKYAVLPIPYDSTVSFQVGTRNGPRAIITSSQQVELFDEEYGREFLDAGIATLDPIFPNMAGPEQMHADIYDVARKIVRDGKTLISLGGEHSITSALVRAVASKHRKLSVLQIDAHADLRDEYEGTRYSHAAVMRRVLDLKIPVIPVGIRNYSLEEHRFMQSHDFKPISARETRNNPDWIMQAVDSLSESVYVTIDIDGFDPAYAPGTGTPEPGGLDWFQVSDLLRATAMARKIVACDVVEVLPLPGTAQTEFLAAKLIYKLMAHIEGNR
- a CDS encoding sigma-70 family RNA polymerase sigma factor; this translates as MMNEGGATRVEGSVDPRIPTALAPVESVQKTLDATARARLHRLLTRPFEYIHHPSFEKAGAGKELFSDEFAGEVSARPWCNAVDPTAPSFDTSLAAPITLTAKEEKKLFLQLNYARFRMGKILSRFAGKRLSEQAAQELIWWQTKVEAIRGEIVKANMPLVLAMAKRTRLGNLDYAELVSEGNMALLRSVDKFDCGRGFKFSTYGCRAILKSFSRVAMKIGRYRGRFPVEFDPTLERSDFAEQQHDNVESGCLDELRGILADNSASLNEVEVKVLQARFALARVEGAPGDGPQTLEEVGMLIGVTKERVRQIQNRALSKLRERLQKDFLAA
- a CDS encoding DMT family protein; this translates as MRSILLLVASNLFMTFAWYGHLKFKHVGLIKVILISWGIAFFEYCLQVPANRWGHGDGPGQFDAAQLKTIQEIITLVIFCGFSVIVLKEEMKWNYIVGFVLIAAAGFFVFKKW
- a CDS encoding HEAT repeat domain-containing protein, which gives rise to MRTEPDIRLDADHLRVVACGASVNRGEANRAGRPRGAASRGLRGRSTVFILTTALSLLIGARPGFADTSDEQLKFAKERPFDIEHIKLDLYLELPQKFVRSRATIKGHALRPLERITLDAVGFNDVSVAARFSGESSAPAVFENDGERITVELKRSLEAGESLDLFIDYTLDDPKSGLHFFAPSEEEPETPYLVWSQGQSIDNRHWIPCFDHPNEMQTSEVVCTVAEPYQVISNGKLERVTENSDGTRTFHWSQTKPHVSYLITLVAGEFATRTDTWRDIPVAYHANPKHEEKLERSFRNTPAMLEFFSNQIGVKFPWAKYDQVCCHGFGGGMENTSATTLGERALYDDRRILDDDPDGLISHELAHQWFGDLLTCRDWAHIWLNEGFASYFEALWDEHHSGPEEFSYNMRNKARGAINGGREHPVVWRGYTSPDEQFDSRAYPKGAWVVHMIRRRLGDGLFWQVIKTYVERFSHRSVDTEDLRKTIEEVTGRSFERFFLDWTGRAGSPEVKVAYRWLEQDRMAKLTVEQTQKEDPFHFPLVFEFGFGGDETPYRMTHEVTERQSTFYVPLKRQPKQVRIDPEQAVLMTLAREQPRNIWISQLEDANPSARLDAVEHFADAGGRANMKLLIRRLSVDSFWAVRADIAERLGKEGSESSRDALLANIGTDHPRVRAAVVEALGQFAGDEKVAAALAALVERGDPSYRVETAAIRGYAAVHDGDSAAIIRVAMDRDSDRDVIRAAALEAMGSNGGTDAFGALKAWSLPEKPMTCRAAAIRALAQLASRDVLDEHAVDEVVSLVEKAIKSTPMELRRAGYAACGTLGPRAAGLAATIEEAMKGGPRRLRRMGEETLKRIRGEQKPDKQLAELREKLEQLTQEYKLMSATISKLKSSKGSSEAETEPRSGKEQTSDSAPAAEPSSGVLAN